A window from Variovorax sp. PBL-E5 encodes these proteins:
- a CDS encoding LysR family transcriptional regulator: MIELRHLRQFIAVAEELNFRQAADRIHIDQTPLSRTVRDLEDQLGVQLFVRGPRKLSLTPAGARMLQEARKVLIRIERAQRAVRETDARFRAPLRVGVADGLAQPKLSDCLVGWRSVAPEIHLELTEMRAPELAQALRREEIDAGFSFGIAECETLAQHPAWSYTAMALVPLGHELASRPVLDLAELFAYPVLTYHSERQPGASRQLRTILQRHAEVPTIAGEACTLNGYVTRVAAGMGVGLIDAGHVSTLRRSDLLAVPLREQEQITTFVIHKHHRCGLSDAVQRFVTHSKVL; this comes from the coding sequence ATGATTGAGCTGCGACACCTCCGCCAGTTCATCGCCGTCGCCGAGGAACTCAATTTCCGACAAGCTGCCGATCGCATCCACATTGATCAGACTCCACTGTCGCGGACTGTTCGCGACCTAGAGGATCAACTTGGCGTGCAGTTATTCGTACGAGGGCCGCGAAAACTGAGTCTTACGCCTGCAGGTGCGCGAATGCTGCAGGAGGCACGAAAAGTCTTGATCCGAATAGAACGCGCTCAGCGGGCGGTGCGCGAGACAGATGCCCGGTTCCGCGCACCATTGCGTGTTGGCGTCGCTGACGGATTGGCTCAGCCCAAGCTGTCCGATTGCTTGGTTGGCTGGCGCAGCGTGGCTCCAGAAATCCATCTGGAGCTAACCGAGATGCGTGCACCAGAACTCGCGCAAGCCTTGCGACGCGAGGAGATCGACGCAGGATTCTCCTTTGGCATTGCAGAGTGCGAAACTCTCGCACAGCACCCGGCCTGGAGCTATACGGCGATGGCGCTTGTGCCACTCGGTCACGAACTGGCTTCTCGGCCAGTACTGGATCTAGCCGAGTTGTTTGCCTACCCAGTGCTGACGTATCACTCTGAGAGACAGCCCGGGGCATCGCGGCAGTTAAGAACGATCCTCCAGCGTCATGCGGAAGTGCCCACGATTGCAGGCGAAGCTTGCACTCTGAATGGATACGTCACGCGTGTGGCCGCCGGTATGGGGGTCGGACTGATTGATGCGGGGCACGTTTCGACGTTGCGGCGTTCGGACCTGCTGGCAGTGCCGCTCCGCGAGCAGGAGCAAATCACGACGTTCGTGATTCACAAGCATCACCGGTGCGGCCTGTCCGATGCGGTTCAGCGTTTCGTGACCCACTCCAAAGTTTTGTAG
- a CDS encoding alpha/beta hydrolase, with protein sequence MQRRSFLGAGAVGILTDCAGGAIDAQSRPVIILVHGAWHGAWCWERVTPLLGRAGYRSVAVSLPGMGERKSELSLSINLDSHIDTVVEAALAPGQPAALVGHSYAGFVITGAAARLASSGRLRSLVYLDAFVPADGEQVSDYMPADARAKLAATLAAGNPAYGAVPARFFGIEKPEDIDWAQARLTAQPAATYFQPLHLAAALPPATRRSYIACQSPRLPVFDATKARIRGTASWTYRELQTGHDAMVTAPQDLSLLIAELA encoded by the coding sequence ATGCAAAGAAGAAGCTTCCTCGGCGCCGGCGCGGTCGGCATCCTTACAGACTGTGCCGGCGGCGCCATCGATGCGCAGTCCAGGCCAGTGATCATCCTTGTTCACGGCGCCTGGCACGGCGCGTGGTGCTGGGAGCGGGTGACGCCATTGCTTGGGCGGGCGGGTTACCGCAGTGTCGCGGTGTCGCTGCCCGGCATGGGTGAACGCAAGAGCGAACTCTCGCTCTCCATCAACCTGGACAGCCACATCGACACAGTGGTGGAAGCTGCACTGGCGCCGGGACAGCCTGCGGCATTGGTCGGCCACAGCTACGCCGGTTTTGTGATCACCGGTGCGGCCGCGCGCCTCGCAAGTTCCGGGCGGCTGCGCTCGCTGGTTTACCTGGACGCATTTGTTCCTGCCGACGGCGAGCAGGTCTCTGACTACATGCCAGCGGATGCCCGCGCGAAGCTGGCCGCGACGCTTGCCGCGGGCAATCCTGCTTATGGTGCGGTACCTGCCAGGTTCTTCGGCATTGAGAAGCCGGAAGATATCGACTGGGCACAGGCACGGCTGACTGCTCAACCAGCTGCGACATACTTTCAGCCGCTGCATCTCGCGGCCGCGCTGCCACCTGCGACACGGCGAAGCTACATTGCGTGCCAGTCACCAAGGTTGCCAGTGTTCGACGCGACAAAGGCGCGCATACGCGGCACTGCATCGTGGACGTACCGCGAGCTTCAAACAGGTCATGACGCAATGGTCACCGCGCCGCAGGACCTGAGCCTTCTAATTGCAGAACTCGCATAA
- a CDS encoding SDR family NAD(P)-dependent oxidoreductase, protein MKTFVITGGTSGIGLETANLLLDENPDCEVFCISRSQDEFRSLAPKALARAARHRFIQCDVGDAAQCARAAGEVLASRKGIDGLVNAAGVIRAGDIQSTTQPDWDEVMRVNLTGPFNVARAFLPLLKAGSGRAIVNVSSVCSLRPCDTLAYSVSKAGVDMLSRSMASTLAREGIRVNTVNPGVVRTNLQLAAGIVVDYEEFLRSRAAMHPLGRVGEPIDVARAIQFLLDGKAGWITGAHLSVDGGRGGC, encoded by the coding sequence ATGAAGACATTCGTGATTACCGGTGGGACAAGCGGCATCGGCCTGGAAACGGCAAATCTGCTACTCGACGAAAACCCGGACTGCGAAGTCTTTTGCATCTCGCGTTCGCAGGACGAGTTCCGCTCGCTGGCCCCCAAGGCGCTGGCCCGCGCGGCCAGGCACAGGTTCATCCAGTGCGACGTTGGCGATGCCGCGCAGTGCGCCCGCGCGGCGGGCGAGGTCTTGGCTTCACGCAAAGGCATCGACGGCCTGGTCAATGCGGCAGGCGTCATCCGCGCAGGAGATATCCAGTCCACCACGCAGCCCGACTGGGACGAAGTCATGCGTGTCAACCTGACAGGCCCATTCAACGTCGCGCGCGCATTTCTGCCTTTGTTGAAGGCTGGAAGCGGCCGCGCGATCGTCAACGTTTCATCAGTGTGTTCCCTGCGTCCCTGCGACACGCTGGCCTATTCGGTCAGCAAGGCGGGCGTCGACATGCTGTCGCGCAGCATGGCGTCCACTCTGGCGCGCGAGGGCATCCGGGTCAACACGGTGAACCCCGGCGTGGTGCGAACCAACCTCCAGCTTGCGGCGGGAATCGTCGTGGACTACGAAGAGTTTCTGCGCTCACGCGCTGCCATGCATCCGCTGGGCCGGGTGGGAGAGCCCATCGACGTGGCGCGCGCCATCCAGTTTCTGCTCGACGGCAAAGCGGGCTGGATTACGGGTGCGCACCTGAGCGTCGATGGCGGGCGTGGCGGCTGCTAG
- a CDS encoding DUF1330 domain-containing protein yields the protein MKTILITLARVEDAVRYARYAGLATHAAAAHGARFLTRGAPLETLEGQMGVNRAVVSLFDSPDAARTYYRSQQYQAARLERLGAAQFEMVMAQYTEPEA from the coding sequence ATGAAAACCATCCTGATCACACTTGCCCGTGTCGAAGACGCCGTGCGCTATGCGCGCTATGCCGGGTTGGCGACCCACGCAGCGGCCGCGCATGGCGCGCGCTTTCTCACCCGCGGCGCGCCGCTGGAAACCCTGGAGGGCCAGATGGGCGTGAACCGCGCCGTGGTGTCCCTCTTTGACTCGCCGGATGCCGCGCGCACCTACTACCGGTCCCAGCAATACCAGGCAGCGCGGCTGGAGCGGCTCGGCGCGGCCCAGTTTGAAATGGTGATGGCTCAGTACACGGAGCCGGAGGCATGA
- a CDS encoding shikimate dehydrogenase family protein — translation MISNPESAGPVSPIDAATQFVWIVGHPIGQVKAPQVMNPLYMAAGDNLFVLPAPVHPDDLRCAFDGARKVGNLRGWIVTVPHKIALAQWVDELSLAARIAGAVNAIRFRHGKTYGDLFDGYGFTASLAARGFNTAGRQALVMGAGGVGSAIALALAEAGAASVALFDIDRSRAVQLAARLSQHGPAGTRFEVGSVSSAEGFDLIVNASPVGMAGDTRTPIDPALLKPSHVVAEVVMTPEFTPLLLAAKRLGCEVHPGKQVLAGQLEKLVEFFR, via the coding sequence ATGATCTCAAATCCCGAATCGGCCGGGCCGGTCTCACCCATTGACGCCGCGACCCAGTTCGTCTGGATCGTCGGCCATCCCATCGGGCAGGTGAAAGCGCCGCAGGTGATGAACCCGCTCTACATGGCGGCCGGCGACAACCTGTTTGTCCTGCCCGCGCCGGTACACCCCGACGATCTGCGCTGCGCATTCGACGGCGCACGCAAGGTTGGCAACTTGCGCGGCTGGATCGTCACGGTGCCGCACAAGATCGCGCTCGCGCAGTGGGTCGATGAGCTTTCGCTGGCGGCGCGCATTGCCGGCGCGGTCAACGCCATCCGCTTTCGCCACGGCAAGACATATGGAGACCTGTTCGACGGCTACGGCTTTACCGCAAGCCTGGCCGCGCGCGGATTCAACACTGCGGGGCGCCAAGCGCTTGTCATGGGCGCGGGCGGGGTTGGCTCTGCCATTGCCCTCGCACTGGCCGAAGCAGGCGCGGCGAGCGTCGCCCTCTTCGACATTGACCGCTCGCGCGCAGTCCAGCTGGCAGCGCGCCTGTCCCAGCACGGACCAGCGGGCACGCGCTTTGAAGTCGGCAGCGTCTCGTCAGCCGAGGGTTTTGACCTGATCGTGAACGCCAGTCCCGTGGGCATGGCAGGCGACACGCGCACACCCATCGATCCCGCATTGCTGAAACCTTCGCACGTCGTTGCCGAAGTGGTCATGACCCCGGAGTTCACTCCGCTCCTCCTGGCCGCAAAACGACTGGGCTGCGAAGTGCATCCCGGCAAACAGGTACTGGCCGGCCAGCTTGAAAAGCTCGTCGAATTTTTTCGCTGA
- a CDS encoding Bug family tripartite tricarboxylate transporter substrate binding protein: MKSHKHLNPEAAHASEWLPNRRQLLAAAGLASVTGLAGAQSAYPARPITIIVGFAAGGIADSLARLAATLLSEQLKQSVIVENRAGAGGTIAAAAVAKAPKDGYTLLMASNGHAVNATMMKQLPFDAVKDFAAVGGVAASPLVVVVRADSPYKTIADLIAAAKAKPMPYGSGGAGTLTHLLPELVASTTGANFTHIPYRGTGPAIIDLMGGQVEFVMDLVQTALPQVQGGKLRALAVSSRQRSMQLPDVPTLAEGAMRGLDAQGWYGLLAPAGTPPAVLDKLNAALNRSLGNPAVIARIIGLGSTPIGGTRDAFMALLRSEVKRWGDIVTARNITA, from the coding sequence GTGAAATCACACAAGCATCTGAACCCCGAGGCTGCGCATGCGTCCGAATGGCTGCCAAACAGGCGGCAGCTCCTGGCCGCGGCCGGACTGGCGAGCGTGACAGGTCTTGCCGGCGCACAGTCTGCTTACCCCGCGCGTCCCATCACGATCATTGTTGGCTTTGCTGCAGGCGGTATCGCAGACTCGCTAGCGCGCCTGGCCGCAACGCTCCTGAGCGAGCAGCTCAAGCAGAGCGTGATCGTTGAGAACCGCGCCGGGGCCGGTGGCACCATCGCCGCGGCGGCGGTTGCAAAGGCGCCCAAGGATGGCTACACCCTGCTCATGGCGTCCAACGGACATGCCGTCAACGCCACGATGATGAAGCAACTGCCCTTCGACGCCGTCAAGGATTTCGCCGCAGTCGGCGGCGTTGCCGCAAGCCCGCTGGTCGTCGTGGTCAGGGCGGACTCGCCTTACAAGACCATCGCGGACCTGATCGCCGCGGCCAAGGCCAAGCCCATGCCTTATGGGTCTGGCGGCGCCGGTACTCTCACGCATCTCTTGCCTGAGCTGGTCGCATCCACCACGGGCGCGAACTTCACGCATATCCCCTACCGCGGCACTGGCCCCGCCATCATCGACCTGATGGGCGGCCAGGTGGAGTTCGTGATGGACCTGGTGCAAACCGCCCTGCCTCAGGTCCAGGGCGGCAAGCTGCGTGCACTCGCGGTGAGCAGCCGCCAGCGCTCGATGCAGTTGCCCGACGTGCCCACGCTGGCCGAAGGAGCCATGCGCGGGCTTGACGCGCAAGGCTGGTATGGACTGCTTGCTCCGGCGGGCACACCTCCCGCAGTTCTCGACAAGCTCAATGCGGCACTGAACAGGTCGCTCGGCAATCCGGCGGTGATTGCCCGAATCATCGGGCTGGGGTCAACGCCGATCGGCGGCACGCGCGATGCCTTCATGGCGCTGCTGCGCTCCGAGGTCAAACGCTGGGGCGACATCGTCACGGCAAGAAACATTACTGCCTGA
- a CDS encoding FAD-dependent oxidoreductase translates to MLDITREIECDVLVIGGGAAGVAAATCAARNGAKTILVEASPMVGGELVSGISMLGMVSTRGEWIVGGIARDLLREVEALDGYIGPVFDYRSLHLVCYDPELMKFAVVGLLDKAGVELMLYTLATGVLSVDGQVRGVFVQNKSGRHLVRAKVVIDASGDADLVDAAGGKTELGKDGRFFQPPSLIFRMIGVDTPRLLGNVLAHPEDYGLAEFPGLGMTREQCAQALVKQGQPKIVLLGDRGLLKRAIEDKEMFPTSIVAVIPVSVARSEVSINCTQIGNVDATETKQLSAAIPTFFSQIQTSMRFLKARVPGFESAHFSGVAGKIGVRETRRIVGDYVLTEDDVLQARKRADVVAKGGHEIDLFAVSSHRRQTIKDGGSYDIPLSVAIAQNVRNLFVVGRCLSATREAQSSARVMGTCMAMGQAAGTAAAMCAGDPGWTGDVRSAPIPALQERLIAQGALLESEA, encoded by the coding sequence ATGCTCGATATCACGCGTGAGATCGAATGCGACGTGCTGGTCATTGGCGGCGGCGCCGCAGGTGTGGCCGCCGCAACCTGCGCGGCGCGCAACGGCGCCAAAACCATCCTCGTTGAGGCGTCGCCGATGGTGGGCGGAGAACTGGTCAGCGGCATCTCCATGCTGGGGATGGTGTCCACCCGCGGCGAGTGGATCGTGGGCGGCATCGCACGCGACCTGCTTCGCGAAGTAGAAGCACTGGATGGCTACATCGGTCCGGTGTTTGACTACCGCTCCCTGCACCTCGTGTGTTACGACCCGGAACTCATGAAGTTCGCCGTGGTCGGCCTGCTCGACAAAGCCGGTGTCGAGCTCATGCTCTACACGCTGGCCACTGGCGTGCTGTCAGTCGATGGACAGGTTCGCGGCGTCTTTGTGCAGAACAAGTCCGGTCGCCACCTGGTGCGCGCGAAAGTGGTGATTGATGCCAGCGGCGACGCCGACCTGGTGGACGCGGCGGGCGGCAAGACCGAACTGGGCAAGGACGGCCGCTTCTTCCAGCCGCCCTCGCTCATCTTCCGCATGATCGGCGTGGACACACCGCGCCTGCTGGGCAATGTGCTGGCACATCCAGAGGACTATGGGCTGGCGGAGTTTCCGGGACTGGGAATGACACGCGAGCAATGCGCGCAGGCGCTGGTCAAGCAGGGCCAACCCAAGATCGTGTTGCTGGGTGACCGGGGCCTGCTCAAGCGCGCCATCGAAGACAAGGAGATGTTCCCCACCTCCATCGTCGCGGTCATCCCGGTGTCCGTGGCCCGCAGCGAGGTCAGCATCAACTGCACGCAGATCGGCAATGTGGACGCGACCGAGACGAAGCAACTCAGTGCCGCCATCCCGACTTTCTTTTCGCAGATACAAACCTCCATGCGCTTCCTGAAGGCGCGCGTGCCTGGCTTTGAAAGCGCGCACTTCTCCGGCGTCGCGGGCAAGATCGGCGTGCGCGAGACGCGCCGCATTGTCGGCGACTATGTGCTCACCGAGGACGACGTTCTCCAGGCACGCAAGCGGGCCGACGTGGTAGCCAAGGGCGGCCACGAGATCGACCTGTTTGCGGTGTCGTCGCACCGCCGCCAGACCATCAAGGACGGTGGCTCCTACGACATTCCGCTCTCCGTGGCCATTGCACAGAACGTGCGCAATCTTTTCGTCGTCGGGCGCTGCCTGTCGGCGACGCGCGAGGCGCAGAGTTCGGCACGCGTGATGGGCACCTGCATGGCGATGGGCCAGGCAGCGGGAACGGCGGCTGCGATGTGCGCGGGCGACCCAGGCTGGACCGGTGATGTCCGCTCGGCTCCGATCCCCGCGCTGCAGGAGCGGCTGATTGCGCAAGGCGCATTGCTTGAGAGCGAGGCGTGA
- a CDS encoding FAD-dependent oxidoreductase, whose translation MGEGQNVDVLVLGAGAAGMTAALAAHARGLKVLLVESSNQVGGTSSTSAGTLWLPCAAQDDAKGTCRDQARAYLEASIGRGAEAAKIDALLDSGPQLLRFLHSATRVRLSAVAAHPDYLQSLPGATLGGRAFAPAEFDGRLLGPAFARIRPPLAEFMVLGGMMVSKADIPDLLNATREPRSFLRAARLVLRHAMDRLTRKRGTRLVMGNALVAQLFATVLDKRIEIAFESTVTRVQRDGTGFSCVVGHAQGERAVRIGKALVLATGGFSGNAQMRERWLPAPAIAHSVAHGGNSGGGIDLGMALGGAVEDKHKSPAFWMPVSTMKRADGSVATFPHIMLDRAKPGLLAVNSAALRFANEADSYHHLCEAMLDNARQTGSAQFYLIADAAFIKSYGIGMVRPGLKSLSKFVASGYLTHATSPAGLAAQLGLDPGVLQGTLARYNTSAASAVDLDFNRGESALNRHNGDPLHTPNPCLRPLDTTALYAVRIHVADLGTSLGLSTDADARVLDSAGTPVPGLYACGNDMASMMRGAYPGPGTTLGPGMTFAWRAARHIASA comes from the coding sequence ATGGGCGAGGGCCAGAACGTCGATGTGCTTGTGCTTGGCGCCGGCGCAGCCGGTATGACGGCCGCGCTGGCCGCACATGCACGCGGCCTGAAGGTGTTGCTTGTGGAGTCGAGCAACCAGGTCGGCGGAACAAGCTCCACCTCCGCAGGGACACTCTGGCTGCCTTGCGCAGCGCAGGACGACGCCAAAGGCACATGCCGCGACCAGGCTCGCGCGTATCTCGAAGCGAGCATCGGCCGGGGCGCCGAGGCCGCCAAGATCGATGCCCTGCTCGACTCGGGTCCGCAACTCCTGCGCTTTCTCCATAGCGCGACGCGGGTGCGCCTGTCGGCCGTTGCCGCACATCCGGATTATCTGCAGTCGCTGCCCGGTGCGACTCTGGGCGGCCGCGCGTTCGCGCCTGCCGAGTTTGACGGCAGGCTGCTCGGGCCTGCGTTCGCGCGCATTCGCCCGCCCTTGGCCGAGTTCATGGTTCTGGGCGGAATGATGGTGTCGAAAGCGGACATCCCCGACCTGCTCAATGCGACGCGCGAGCCACGCTCGTTCTTGCGCGCAGCACGCCTGGTGTTGCGGCATGCCATGGACCGACTGACCCGCAAGCGGGGCACGCGGTTGGTCATGGGCAATGCCCTGGTCGCCCAGCTTTTCGCGACAGTCCTGGACAAACGCATCGAGATTGCGTTTGAGAGCACAGTCACGCGCGTCCAGCGCGACGGCACGGGGTTCTCGTGTGTCGTCGGGCATGCCCAGGGCGAGCGGGCGGTTCGTATCGGCAAGGCACTCGTGCTGGCAACCGGCGGGTTTTCGGGCAACGCGCAAATGCGCGAGCGCTGGCTGCCCGCGCCTGCAATTGCGCACAGCGTTGCGCACGGTGGCAATTCCGGCGGCGGCATCGACCTGGGCATGGCGCTAGGCGGCGCAGTGGAAGACAAGCACAAGTCCCCCGCGTTCTGGATGCCCGTGTCCACCATGAAGCGTGCGGACGGCAGTGTTGCGACCTTCCCGCACATCATGCTGGACCGAGCCAAGCCCGGCCTGCTGGCGGTGAACTCCGCGGCACTGAGGTTTGCCAACGAAGCCGACTCTTACCATCACTTGTGCGAAGCGATGCTGGACAACGCACGGCAAACCGGCAGCGCGCAGTTCTACCTGATCGCAGACGCAGCATTTATCAAGAGCTACGGTATCGGCATGGTCAGGCCGGGGCTGAAGTCGCTTTCAAAGTTCGTTGCATCGGGCTATCTCACGCACGCCACATCCCCTGCAGGCCTGGCCGCGCAACTGGGCCTCGATCCCGGCGTACTGCAAGGCACATTGGCCAGGTACAACACGAGCGCAGCCAGCGCGGTGGATCTTGATTTCAATCGTGGCGAGTCGGCCCTGAACCGGCACAACGGCGATCCCCTCCATACGCCCAATCCATGCCTGCGCCCGCTGGATACAACCGCGCTGTATGCGGTGCGCATTCACGTCGCAGATCTGGGGACGAGTTTGGGCCTGTCGACCGATGCAGATGCGCGTGTGCTCGACAGTGCGGGCACCCCCGTGCCCGGGCTCTATGCGTGCGGCAATGACATGGCCTCGATGATGCGCGGTGCATATCCGGGTCCGGGAACAACGCTGGGGCCGGGGATGACTTTCGCGTGGCGCGCTGCGCGCCATATCGCTTCGGCCTAG
- a CDS encoding GntR family transcriptional regulator, producing MATSAKRAPKSKQPAGQPLLVDPPARAPVEGEVQDLLSDRLARQIRLGILRGESPAGSRLNLDEMKGRYDVSLSPLREALSRLTAEGFVHFEAKRGFRVSEMSRANLGEIVTIRRLCEPVAIRESVLHGDDDWEERVAATAHMLGKRIAAKPGPASAAEWENAHRKFHLAVLSGCGMPMLMHFCSTLMDMQDRYRLQLTKDGEYSRRAEGEHLALLDACVRRNAPLAEKLALQHIDRTYEYLVGLMGDATRPAAEVRKKASRA from the coding sequence ATGGCAACCTCAGCGAAGCGCGCACCCAAATCAAAACAGCCGGCCGGCCAGCCCCTTCTTGTCGATCCCCCGGCGCGAGCGCCGGTGGAGGGCGAAGTCCAGGACCTGCTGTCGGACCGGCTGGCACGGCAAATCCGGCTGGGAATTTTGCGCGGCGAAAGCCCGGCCGGCTCGCGCCTGAACCTCGACGAGATGAAGGGGCGCTACGACGTCAGCCTCAGTCCGTTGCGCGAAGCACTGTCGCGACTCACCGCTGAGGGCTTCGTCCATTTCGAGGCCAAGCGCGGGTTTCGCGTCAGTGAAATGTCGCGCGCCAATCTCGGCGAGATCGTCACCATCAGGCGCCTGTGCGAGCCCGTGGCCATCCGCGAGTCGGTGCTGCACGGCGACGATGATTGGGAAGAGCGGGTCGCAGCGACCGCGCACATGCTGGGCAAGCGCATTGCCGCAAAGCCCGGGCCGGCATCGGCCGCCGAATGGGAAAACGCGCATCGCAAGTTTCACCTTGCAGTGTTGTCAGGCTGCGGCATGCCCATGCTCATGCACTTTTGCAGCACGCTCATGGACATGCAGGACCGTTACCGCCTGCAGTTGACTAAAGACGGTGAATATTCCCGGCGCGCGGAGGGCGAGCATCTTGCACTGCTGGACGCCTGTGTGCGGCGCAACGCGCCGCTGGCCGAGAAGCTCGCGCTGCAGCACATCGACCGCACGTACGAATATCTCGTCGGCCTGATGGGCGACGCAACCAGGCCGGCCGCCGAAGTCCGGAAAAAAGCTTCTCGCGCCTAG
- a CDS encoding Bug family tripartite tricarboxylate transporter substrate binding protein, whose amino-acid sequence MNTLFLLNRRQFLSATALAGAACLASAQDHFPSRPVTIVVAFAAGGIADTLARLVGTLMSERLKQSVVVDNRPGAGGTIAAASVARAPKDGHTLLLASNGHAVNATMMKQLPFNLLTDFVPVGGIATSPLVVVVRNDSPYKTFGDVIVASKTKPIAYGSGGAGTLTHLLPELVAANTGANFIHVPYRGSGPAIVDLMGGQVEFVMDLVLTALPQVAGGKLRALAVSSRQRSAQLPDVPTLAETSMPGLDAQGWYGLLAPAGTPAAVLDRLNATLNAVLAEPSVIARITALGSAPMSGSRDAYMSLVRSEVKRWGDIVTARNITAS is encoded by the coding sequence ATGAACACTCTCTTTCTTCTCAACAGGCGCCAGTTCCTGTCCGCAACGGCGCTGGCGGGCGCTGCTTGTCTTGCCAGCGCGCAGGATCACTTTCCGTCGCGGCCGGTCACCATCGTTGTCGCGTTCGCGGCGGGGGGTATTGCGGACACGCTCGCGCGGCTGGTCGGCACGCTGATGTCGGAGCGGCTCAAGCAGAGCGTCGTTGTGGACAACAGACCGGGCGCCGGAGGGACGATCGCCGCGGCGTCCGTGGCCAGGGCGCCGAAGGACGGGCACACGCTGCTGCTTGCATCCAATGGCCACGCAGTCAACGCTACGATGATGAAGCAGCTGCCGTTCAACCTTCTCACCGACTTTGTGCCAGTCGGCGGGATAGCGACCAGCCCGCTCGTGGTGGTCGTGCGAAACGATTCGCCGTACAAGACGTTCGGCGACGTGATCGTGGCGTCAAAGACCAAACCCATTGCCTACGGCTCTGGCGGCGCGGGTACCTTGACGCACCTGTTGCCTGAACTGGTGGCCGCCAATACCGGAGCGAACTTCATTCACGTTCCGTACCGGGGAAGCGGCCCGGCCATCGTCGACCTCATGGGCGGGCAGGTGGAGTTCGTGATGGACTTGGTGCTCACGGCGCTGCCGCAGGTCGCGGGCGGCAAATTGCGCGCGCTGGCCGTCAGCAGCCGCCAGAGATCGGCGCAGCTGCCCGATGTCCCCACACTCGCGGAGACTTCGATGCCCGGCCTCGACGCGCAAGGCTGGTACGGATTGCTTGCACCCGCGGGAACTCCGGCCGCTGTGCTGGACCGTTTGAATGCCACGCTCAACGCGGTGCTTGCAGAGCCGTCCGTCATCGCAAGGATCACTGCTCTGGGCTCCGCGCCCATGTCCGGTTCACGCGATGCGTATATGTCGCTGGTCCGCTCCGAGGTCAAGCGCTGGGGCGATATCGTCACCGCCAGGAACATCACTGCGTCCTGA
- a CDS encoding sugar phosphate isomerase/epimerase family protein, with translation MVSQLTLGYLTLGPQTLPLELVKAAAVAGYGAVSPRISGRYPGDTWGQAGSHAATFDEFRSAANGARIRIPSVTGYYISPQVHIQHLLANVAAATQLGARRIIQGCFDPDLERVASLLSMYAAAAEDAGVQISLEFMPMSELKTIGQTFELIKAVGASNLGLVIDTLHLMRSGASAVDVARLDPSSIHLTQLSDAPAQLAPGASLFDEAMSGRMHLGEGGLDLASVVRALSADAELELETPVAALASRCATRRACLAAEAAQRFFNSNFPEHQETCP, from the coding sequence ATGGTTTCCCAACTGACGCTCGGCTATCTGACGCTGGGCCCGCAGACGCTTCCACTTGAACTGGTGAAGGCCGCGGCGGTCGCGGGTTATGGCGCCGTCAGTCCACGCATAAGTGGCCGCTACCCTGGTGATACGTGGGGTCAGGCCGGCAGCCACGCAGCCACGTTCGATGAGTTTCGCAGCGCGGCGAATGGCGCGCGCATCCGCATCCCGAGTGTGACCGGCTACTACATCTCGCCTCAGGTTCATATCCAGCACCTGCTCGCCAACGTGGCGGCCGCCACGCAACTAGGGGCGCGCAGGATTATCCAGGGCTGTTTCGATCCGGACCTTGAGCGCGTCGCTTCACTGTTGAGCATGTACGCGGCCGCTGCCGAAGATGCGGGCGTGCAGATCTCCCTGGAGTTCATGCCGATGAGCGAACTCAAGACAATCGGCCAAACCTTCGAGCTCATCAAGGCCGTCGGTGCCTCGAACCTTGGCCTGGTGATCGACACCTTGCACCTCATGCGATCGGGCGCGAGTGCCGTTGACGTTGCGCGGCTCGATCCATCCAGCATCCATCTCACGCAGCTGAGCGATGCTCCTGCCCAACTCGCGCCGGGTGCATCGCTCTTCGATGAGGCCATGTCGGGGCGCATGCATTTGGGCGAGGGCGGACTCGACCTTGCTTCGGTGGTGCGCGCGCTGTCCGCCGACGCCGAGCTTGAACTGGAAACGCCAGTCGCCGCGCTTGCGTCCCGTTGCGCAACCCGTCGCGCGTGCCTCGCGGCAGAGGCCGCGCAGCGATTTTTCAACAGCAACTTTCCAGAACACCAGGAGACATGCCCATGA